One stretch of Rhinatrema bivittatum chromosome 8, aRhiBiv1.1, whole genome shotgun sequence DNA includes these proteins:
- the MRPS23 gene encoding 28S ribosomal protein S23, mitochondrial isoform X1, with product MAGSRLEKLGTIFTRVRDLMRAGVIKQSEKPIWYDVYAAFPPKKEPVYQAPTTRFFKVEDNVPPILYEEDLIRVKFFEIYGTGPRPFDLSRSNFKSASQRFVEKFQELKKLGETDEKILFEEAGKALLAEGIILRRKGSAPVGQATENRDPVLEMNLREMLEEMQEQQAMTEAQEQTPASH from the exons ATGGCGGGCAGCCGGCTGGAGAAACTGGGCACCATCTTCACCAG AGTGCGTGACCTGATGCGTGCTGGTGTCATCAAACAGTCTGAGAAACCTATCTGGTATGATGTATATGCTGCCTTCCCTCCTAAAAAGGAGCCAGTTTACCAGGCTCCTACTACCCGCTTTTTTAAAGTGGAGGATAATGTTCCCCCTATTTTGTACGAAGAAGATCTAATCAGAGT GAAATTTTTTGAGATTTATGGAACTGGTCCTAGACCATTTGACCTGTCCCGATCAAATTTCAAGTCTGCCAGCCAGAG GTTTGTTGAGAAGTTCCAGGAGCTTAAGAAACTGGGTGAAACGGATGAAAAAATATTGTTTGAAGAAGCAGGCAAGGCTCTGTTGGCAGAAGGAATCATTCTGAGGAGAAAAGGGTCTGCCCCT GTTGGGCAAGCAACTGAAAACAGGGATCCTGTCTTAGAAATGAACCTCAGAGAGATGTTGGAGGAGATGCAGGAGCAGCAGGCAATGACAGAAGCACAAGAGCAAACCCCAGCCTCACATTAA
- the MRPS23 gene encoding 28S ribosomal protein S23, mitochondrial isoform X2, producing MRAGVIKQSEKPIWYDVYAAFPPKKEPVYQAPTTRFFKVEDNVPPILYEEDLIRVKFFEIYGTGPRPFDLSRSNFKSASQRFVEKFQELKKLGETDEKILFEEAGKALLAEGIILRRKGSAPVGQATENRDPVLEMNLREMLEEMQEQQAMTEAQEQTPASH from the exons ATGCGTGCTGGTGTCATCAAACAGTCTGAGAAACCTATCTGGTATGATGTATATGCTGCCTTCCCTCCTAAAAAGGAGCCAGTTTACCAGGCTCCTACTACCCGCTTTTTTAAAGTGGAGGATAATGTTCCCCCTATTTTGTACGAAGAAGATCTAATCAGAGT GAAATTTTTTGAGATTTATGGAACTGGTCCTAGACCATTTGACCTGTCCCGATCAAATTTCAAGTCTGCCAGCCAGAG GTTTGTTGAGAAGTTCCAGGAGCTTAAGAAACTGGGTGAAACGGATGAAAAAATATTGTTTGAAGAAGCAGGCAAGGCTCTGTTGGCAGAAGGAATCATTCTGAGGAGAAAAGGGTCTGCCCCT GTTGGGCAAGCAACTGAAAACAGGGATCCTGTCTTAGAAATGAACCTCAGAGAGATGTTGGAGGAGATGCAGGAGCAGCAGGCAATGACAGAAGCACAAGAGCAAACCCCAGCCTCACATTAA